From the genome of Eucalyptus grandis isolate ANBG69807.140 chromosome 2, ASM1654582v1, whole genome shotgun sequence, one region includes:
- the LOC120290182 gene encoding stress-response A/B barrel domain-containing protein HS1-like — protein sequence MEEAKGLVRRVHLVKFKDGTPPARIEEILKNYANLVNLIEPLKSWHMGKNVSIMNLDQGFTHVFEVTFESAEGLAEYADHPIHTEFSKQTRPHLDKVIAITYEPTVCT from the exons ATGGAGGAAGCGAAGGGATTGGTGAGGCGCGTCCACCTTGTCAAGTTCAAAGACGGTACCCCACCTGCCCGAATCGAGGAAATCCTCAAGAATTACGCCAATCTCGTCAACCTCATCGAACCCTTGAAATCTTGGCACAT GGGAAAGAACGTGAGCATCATGAATTTGGACCAGGGCTTCACGCACGTCTTCGAAGTAACGTTTGAGAGCGCTGAGGGATTGGCAGAGTACGCGGATCATCCTATTCACACCGAATTCTCGAAACAAACCCGTCCCCATCTGGATAAGGTCATCGCAATCACCTATGAGCCGACCGTCTGTACCTGA